The genomic segment CGTGGCGTAGCCGGCTCAATCGCCCGGGCCGACTCGGCCGCCGGCCGGTCCTCGGCGGTCGCTGAAGCCGCCCTAGGGCTGGCGCTCATGTAAGACCTCGCTCAGCAGGCGAACGGCCTGGGGAAAGTTCAGCCCCGGGTCGGCCGAAAACAGGGTCGCCGGCATGACGTGAACCCGGCCGCGCTGGACGGCGCTGAGTTCCTGCCAGGCCGGATGGCTGCCGAGTTCGGCGCTGAGGGCGGTGGTCACCGCCTGGGGATCGCCGTGGCTCAGCACGCAGATCACCTCCGGTTTGGTGACCAGCAGTTCCTCAAGACTGAGGGGCAGAAACCCCAGCTCATAGCCCGGGTCGTGTTGGTAGGCGGAGACAATGTCGGCGGCCAGGTTTTGTCCTCCGGCCAGCCGCAGCAGGTCGCCGGCATACGTCCACGGGGCGATGACCAGAAAGGCCTGGGTCGTTCCGAACAGGAAGATCGTCGGCCGCGGCGTGGCGGGCAGGCCGCTCCGCACCTCGTCCAGCTCCTGGCGCAAGTCTTGGCCGAGGGCTGTGGCCTGCTCGGGGCGGCCGAGCAGCGTCCCGATGTCGCGGATGACCTGGACGACCTCGTCCACAGTGCGGGCCTGCGACAGGTACTGGGTGGCCTGCACCACCTGGAGGCGTTGGGCGACATCGCCGTGGGCCTGGGCCGGGGCAATAATCAGATCCGGACGGGCGGCCAGGATGGCCTCAAGGTTCGGCGCGACCGCATTGCCCACCGCAGGCAGCGACTGGAGTTCGGCGGGCAGGGATATGCCGGTCAGGCTGGGGCGCCCGACCAGCCTGCCGCCCAGGGCCTGGACGATATCCAGGCTGCCCTGACTCAGCGCGATCACGCGTTCGGCCGGTCGAGCCAGGCTGATGTGACGGCCCGCCCCATCCCGG from the Desulfurellaceae bacterium genome contains:
- a CDS encoding ABC transporter substrate-binding protein — protein: MLSRFFWFELLLALALGLVLRPTVAADSPISVRDGAGRHISLARPAERVIALSQGSLDIVQALGGRLVGRPSLTGISLPAELQSLPAVGNAVAPNLEAILAARPDLIIAPAQAHGDVAQRLQVVQATQYLSQARTVDEVVQVIRDIGTLLGRPEQATALGQDLRQELDEVRSGLPATPRPTIFLFGTTQAFLVIAPWTYAGDLLRLAGGQNLAADIVSAYQHDPGYELGFLPLSLEELLVTKPEVICVLSHGDPQAVTTALSAELGSHPAWQELSAVQRGRVHVMPATLFSADPGLNFPQAVRLLSEVLHERQP